From the Priestia koreensis genome, one window contains:
- the atpE gene encoding F0F1 ATP synthase subunit C produces MNLIAAAIAIGLAALGAGIGNGLIVSRTVEGVARQPELRSTLQTIMFIGVALVEALPIIGVVIAFIVLGK; encoded by the coding sequence ATGAATTTAATCGCAGCTGCAATTGCAATTGGTTTAGCCGCACTAGGTGCTGGTATTGGTAACGGTTTGATCGTATCTCGTACAGTTGAGGGAGTTGCTCGTCAACCAGAACTACGTAGTACACTTCAAACAATCATGTTCATCGGGGTAGCATTAGTTGAGGCATTACCTATCATCGGTGTAGTTATCGCGTTCATCGTATTAGGTAAGTAA
- the wecB gene encoding non-hydrolyzing UDP-N-acetylglucosamine 2-epimerase, with the protein MKKPINVMTIFGTRPEAIKMAPLVLELKKRPEEFNTIVTVTAQHREMLDQVLTIFDVTPDYDLNIMKDRQTLMDVTTRALEGLNDVMSKAKPDIVLVHGDTTTTFVASLAAFYNQIEVGHVEAGLRTWNKYSPYPEEMNRQLTGVLADLHFAPTDKSANNLTTENKPEGSIFVTGNTAIDALKTTVKDDYHHPVLEQVGDDRLILLTAHRRENLGEPMRNMFRAVKRIVDEHDDVQVVYPVHLNPVVRELADEVLGQDPRIHLIEPLDVIDFHNFASRAHIILTDSGGVQEEAPSLGVPVLVLRDTTERPEGIEAGTLKLAGTEEATIYNLAKELLTNKEVYDAMSKASNPYGDGLASKRIGDAISYHFKQREDKPESFRP; encoded by the coding sequence ATGAAAAAACCAATTAACGTAATGACTATTTTCGGTACAAGACCTGAGGCAATTAAAATGGCACCACTTGTACTTGAATTAAAAAAACGTCCTGAAGAATTTAACACGATCGTAACGGTTACCGCTCAACATCGTGAAATGCTTGATCAGGTTTTAACTATTTTTGATGTCACACCAGATTATGATTTAAACATTATGAAAGATCGCCAAACTCTTATGGATGTTACCACAAGAGCATTAGAAGGCTTAAATGATGTAATGAGCAAAGCAAAGCCAGATATCGTATTAGTTCATGGTGATACAACAACGACATTTGTTGCAAGCTTAGCTGCTTTTTATAATCAAATTGAAGTAGGTCATGTTGAAGCGGGCCTACGTACGTGGAATAAGTATTCTCCTTATCCAGAAGAAATGAACAGACAGTTAACAGGAGTGTTAGCAGACCTTCATTTTGCGCCGACTGATAAGTCAGCCAATAACCTAACTACTGAAAATAAACCAGAGGGATCTATTTTCGTAACAGGTAACACGGCAATCGATGCATTAAAAACAACGGTTAAAGATGACTACCATCATCCGGTTCTTGAGCAGGTGGGAGATGACCGTCTTATTCTTCTAACAGCTCACCGTCGTGAGAACTTAGGTGAACCAATGCGCAATATGTTCCGTGCAGTGAAACGCATTGTGGACGAGCATGATGATGTCCAAGTTGTCTACCCGGTTCATTTAAACCCAGTTGTGCGTGAGCTAGCTGATGAGGTTCTTGGGCAAGACCCACGCATTCATCTCATTGAGCCGTTAGACGTTATTGACTTCCATAACTTTGCTTCTCGCGCTCACATTATCTTAACGGATTCAGGCGGTGTTCAAGAAGAGGCTCCTTCTCTTGGTGTACCAGTACTTGTTCTTCGTGATACAACGGAGCGTCCTGAAGGGATTGAAGCAGGAACACTTAAGTTAGCAGGAACGGAAGAAGCAACGATTTATAACTTAGCAAAAGAATTATTAACAAATAAAGAAGTGTACGATGCTATGTCGAAGGCTTCCAATCCATACGGTGATGGTCTAGCTTCCAAGCGTATTGGTGATGCAATTAGCTATCATTTTAAACAACGTGAAGACAAGCCAGAATCATTTCGTCCATAA
- the upp gene encoding uracil phosphoribosyltransferase translates to MGKVYVFDHPLIQHKLTYIRDKQTGTKEFRELVDEVASLMAFEITRDMPLESVEIDTPVCRTESKVLSGKKLGIVPILRAGIGMVDGILKLIPAAKVGHVGLYRDPETLQPIEYYVKLPNDVEERDFIVVDPMLATGGSAVEAINSLKKRGAKNIKFMCLIAAPEGVEIVKEAHPDVDIYIAALDEKLDDHGYIVPGLGDAGDRLFGTK, encoded by the coding sequence ATGGGCAAAGTGTATGTATTTGATCATCCGCTTATTCAACACAAGTTAACGTATATTCGTGATAAACAAACAGGTACAAAGGAGTTTCGTGAACTAGTTGATGAAGTGGCAAGCTTAATGGCATTTGAGATTACTCGTGATATGCCACTTGAGTCAGTGGAAATCGACACACCGGTTTGTAGAACAGAATCAAAGGTACTATCAGGTAAAAAGCTCGGAATCGTTCCTATTTTACGTGCAGGAATTGGAATGGTTGATGGTATTCTTAAACTTATTCCTGCGGCCAAAGTGGGCCATGTCGGTTTATACCGCGACCCAGAAACGTTACAGCCAATTGAATATTATGTAAAGCTTCCAAATGATGTGGAAGAACGTGATTTCATCGTTGTTGATCCGATGTTAGCGACAGGTGGTTCAGCTGTAGAAGCAATCAACTCTCTTAAGAAGCGCGGTGCTAAAAACATTAAGTTTATGTGCCTAATCGCAGCACCAGAGGGTGTAGAGATAGTGAAAGAAGCTCATCCAGACGTGGATATTTATATTGCAGCTTTAGATGAAAAATTAGATGACCATGGTTACATCGTTCCTGGACTTGGAGATGCTGGGGACCGTTTATTTGGTACAAAATAA
- the glyA gene encoding serine hydroxymethyltransferase yields MEKLAQQDPQIYKAIQQELGRQRSKIELIASENFVSQAVMEAQGSVLTNKYAEGYPGKRYYGGCEYVDVAEDIARDRAKEIFGAEHANVQPHSGAQANMAVYFTILEPGDTVLGMNLSHGGHLTHGSPVNFSGVQYNFVEYGVDRDAQVIDYEDVRAKAKEHQPKLIVAGASAYPRTIDFAKFREIADEVGAYLMVDMAHIAGLVATGLHPNPVPYADFVTTTTHKTLRGPRGGMILCKEEFAKKIDKSIFPGIQGGPLMHVIAAKAVAFGEALQDEFKSYAKQIVDNAQRLAEALQAQGLTLVSGGTDNHLILIDVRSLNLTGKVAERALDDVGITANKNTIPYDPESPFVTSGVRIGTAAVTSRGFGLSEMDEIAEIIALTLKNVEDEAKLEEAKSRVEQLTNKFPMYPHL; encoded by the coding sequence ATGGAGAAACTAGCACAGCAAGACCCGCAAATTTACAAAGCAATACAACAAGAACTTGGTAGACAACGTTCAAAAATCGAGTTAATTGCTTCTGAGAATTTCGTTAGTCAAGCAGTAATGGAAGCTCAAGGTTCTGTATTAACAAATAAGTATGCAGAAGGATACCCTGGTAAACGTTACTACGGCGGCTGTGAATATGTCGACGTAGCAGAGGATATTGCACGTGATCGAGCAAAAGAGATCTTTGGGGCAGAGCATGCAAACGTTCAACCGCATTCAGGTGCGCAAGCGAATATGGCTGTTTATTTCACGATTTTAGAGCCTGGTGATACGGTTTTAGGTATGAATCTTTCTCATGGGGGACACTTAACTCATGGTAGCCCAGTTAACTTTAGCGGCGTTCAATATAACTTCGTTGAGTATGGTGTTGACCGTGACGCGCAAGTAATCGATTATGAAGATGTTCGCGCCAAAGCGAAAGAGCATCAGCCAAAACTAATTGTTGCGGGAGCAAGTGCTTATCCACGCACTATTGATTTTGCAAAATTCCGTGAGATTGCAGACGAAGTTGGAGCATATTTAATGGTAGATATGGCGCATATCGCAGGACTAGTTGCGACTGGTCTTCATCCAAATCCTGTACCATATGCAGATTTCGTTACAACAACGACACATAAAACACTTCGTGGACCTCGTGGTGGGATGATTTTATGTAAAGAAGAGTTCGCGAAGAAAATTGATAAATCGATTTTCCCTGGTATTCAAGGTGGCCCACTTATGCATGTGATCGCAGCAAAAGCAGTAGCGTTCGGAGAAGCACTGCAAGATGAGTTCAAATCATATGCGAAGCAAATTGTTGATAATGCACAGCGTCTAGCTGAGGCACTTCAAGCTCAAGGATTAACACTTGTTTCTGGTGGAACGGACAACCACCTAATTCTTATTGATGTACGTTCTCTTAATTTAACAGGGAAAGTAGCTGAACGAGCGTTAGATGATGTAGGGATTACAGCAAACAAAAATACGATTCCTTATGATCCAGAAAGCCCATTCGTAACGAGCGGTGTCCGCATTGGTACAGCTGCTGTTACAAGCCGAGGATTCGGTTTAAGCGAGATGGATGAGATTGCGGAAATCATCGCGTTGACGCTTAAGAACGTAGAGGACGAGGCGAAGTTAGAGGAAGCTAAGTCTCGCGTTGAGCAGTTAACGAACAAATTCCCAATGTATCCACACCTATAA
- a CDS encoding AtpZ/AtpI family protein, whose protein sequence is MSQNKQQSFQAMALMTGILSQLVGAILIGLFLGKWIDSKLHTFPLFLVIGLLLGLGTGIYAMIHLIKKFHSGDS, encoded by the coding sequence ATGAGTCAAAATAAGCAGCAGTCTTTTCAGGCAATGGCCTTAATGACGGGAATCCTTTCTCAGTTAGTAGGCGCTATCTTAATCGGTCTTTTCTTAGGAAAGTGGATTGATAGCAAGTTGCACACATTTCCGCTATTTCTCGTAATCGGATTATTGCTTGGTCTTGGAACCGGTATTTATGCAATGATTCACCTCATTAAAAAATTTCACTCAGGAGATTCTTAA
- a CDS encoding F0F1 ATP synthase subunit gamma, which yields MASLRDIKTRITSTKKTSQITKAMQMVSASKLNRAEQNAKAFVPYMEKIQEVVANIALGSTDARHPMLQARSVKKTGYLVITSDRGLAGAYNSNVLRLVYRNIQERHQSADEYEIIAIGRMGASFFKNRGIPVLHEITALPDQPAFSDIQTIASQAVKLFSDETLDELYMYYNHFVNTMTQEVTETKLLPLTDIVSEKKLTSYEFEPDQEEILEVLLPQYAESLIYGALLDGKASEHAARMTAMKSATDNANELIRSLTLSYNRARQAAITQEITEITAGAAALE from the coding sequence TTGGCATCATTACGCGATATTAAAACGAGAATTACGTCTACAAAGAAAACAAGCCAAATTACAAAAGCCATGCAAATGGTATCTGCTTCAAAGCTTAACCGTGCTGAGCAAAATGCAAAAGCATTTGTTCCGTATATGGAGAAGATTCAAGAAGTGGTGGCAAACATTGCGCTTGGAAGTACTGATGCTCGTCATCCAATGCTACAAGCACGTTCGGTTAAGAAAACGGGTTACTTAGTAATCACGTCTGACCGTGGTCTAGCTGGAGCATATAACAGTAACGTACTGAGACTTGTTTATCGTAATATTCAAGAACGTCATCAATCAGCAGATGAATATGAGATTATTGCAATTGGGCGTATGGGGGCTAGCTTCTTCAAGAACCGAGGAATCCCAGTTCTCCATGAGATTACAGCTCTTCCAGATCAGCCTGCATTCTCTGATATTCAAACGATTGCTAGCCAAGCAGTTAAGCTGTTTTCTGATGAAACGTTAGATGAGCTATACATGTATTACAATCACTTTGTAAATACCATGACACAAGAAGTAACGGAAACGAAATTGTTACCATTAACAGACATCGTAAGTGAGAAAAAGCTAACTTCTTATGAATTTGAGCCAGACCAAGAAGAAATTCTAGAAGTCCTTTTACCTCAATATGCGGAAAGTCTAATCTATGGTGCATTACTTGATGGAAAAGCTAGTGAACATGCCGCTCGTATGACAGCGATGAAGAGTGCGACTGATAATGCAAATGAACTTATCCGCAGCCTTACGCTTTCATATAACCGTGCTCGTCAAGCAGCCATCACACAAGAGATTACCGAAATCACAGCTGGAGCAGCTGCACTCGAATAG
- the atpB gene encoding F0F1 ATP synthase subunit A has protein sequence MEHGEITKTFFGLTFTLSNVVMTTITALIVFIIAMVATRRLAIRPTGKQNFMEWVVDFAKGIINSTMDWQTGGRFLTLGITLLMYIFVANMLGLPFMINVGHNAVWKSPTSDPTITLTLAVMVVILTHYYGIKMRGTGAYVKSFFQPMPFLFPLKIIEEFANTLTLGLRLYGNIYAGEILLTLLAGLGTGSVLGGVLGAVPMILWQGFSIFVGSIQAFIFTMLTMVYMAHKVSHDH, from the coding sequence TTGGAACACGGTGAAATCACAAAAACCTTTTTTGGATTAACCTTTACTTTATCCAACGTCGTTATGACGACGATTACCGCGTTAATCGTTTTTATAATCGCGATGGTTGCAACGCGTAGATTAGCAATTCGACCTACTGGAAAACAAAATTTTATGGAATGGGTCGTTGACTTCGCAAAAGGCATCATCAACAGTACGATGGATTGGCAAACTGGCGGCAGGTTCTTAACACTAGGAATAACACTCCTAATGTATATTTTCGTAGCCAACATGCTTGGTTTACCGTTTATGATTAATGTAGGCCACAATGCAGTGTGGAAATCTCCTACATCAGACCCTACAATCACGTTAACCCTAGCGGTTATGGTTGTTATTCTTACTCATTATTACGGTATTAAGATGCGAGGAACAGGGGCTTATGTTAAGAGTTTCTTCCAACCAATGCCTTTTTTATTCCCTTTAAAAATTATTGAAGAATTTGCGAATACCTTAACGTTAGGTTTGCGTCTTTACGGGAATATCTATGCAGGGGAGATCTTGTTAACTCTACTTGCAGGACTAGGGACAGGCAGTGTGCTTGGAGGCGTCCTTGGAGCAGTTCCGATGATTTTATGGCAAGGATTTAGTATTTTCGTTGGTTCAATCCAGGCATTTATCTTCACAATGTTAACAATGGTTTATATGGCTCACAAAGTAAGCCACGACCATTAA
- the atpD gene encoding F0F1 ATP synthase subunit beta → MTKGRVTQVMGPVVDVKFDSGHLPEIYNALKIKHNAQDASENSIDVTLEVAIHLGDDTVRAIAMASTDGLMRGMDVEDTGAPISVPVGDVTLGRVFNVLGDSIDLDGELEAGIRRDAIHRQAPTYEQLSTQVEILETGIKVVDLLAPYIKGGKIGLFGGAGVGKTVLIQELINNIAQEHGGISVFAGVGERTREGNDLYHEMSDSGVIKKTAMVFGQMNEPPGARMRVALTGLTMAEYFRDEQGQDVLFFIDNIFRFTQAGSEVSALLGRMPSAVGYQPTLATEMGQLQERITSTNVGSVTSIQAIYVPADDYTDPAPATTFAHLDATTNLERKLTEMGIYPAVDPLASTSRALSPEIVGEEHYGVARQVQQTLQRYKELQDIIAILGMDELSDEDKLVVQRARRIQFFLSQNFHVAEQFTGQKGSYVPVKETIRGFKDILSGKYDHLPEDAFRLVGRIEEVIENAKNMGVEV, encoded by the coding sequence ATGACAAAAGGACGTGTTACTCAAGTTATGGGTCCTGTCGTAGACGTAAAGTTCGATAGTGGCCATCTTCCTGAGATTTATAATGCCCTTAAAATTAAACATAACGCTCAAGATGCGAGCGAAAATAGTATTGATGTTACCCTAGAAGTAGCGATTCACTTAGGTGATGACACAGTTCGTGCCATTGCAATGGCTTCAACAGATGGATTAATGCGTGGAATGGACGTTGAAGATACAGGTGCACCTATTTCTGTACCTGTAGGTGACGTGACATTAGGACGCGTATTTAACGTATTAGGTGATTCAATCGATTTAGATGGTGAATTAGAAGCAGGTATCCGCCGCGACGCTATTCACCGTCAAGCACCAACGTACGAGCAATTATCAACACAAGTTGAAATTCTTGAAACAGGAATTAAAGTTGTAGACTTATTAGCACCTTACATTAAAGGTGGTAAAATTGGTCTCTTCGGTGGTGCCGGTGTAGGTAAAACGGTTCTAATCCAAGAATTAATCAACAACATCGCACAAGAACATGGTGGTATTTCCGTATTCGCAGGTGTAGGAGAGCGTACACGTGAAGGAAATGACTTATACCATGAGATGAGCGATTCAGGGGTTATCAAGAAAACGGCAATGGTATTCGGACAAATGAATGAGCCACCTGGTGCACGTATGCGTGTAGCATTAACTGGTTTAACAATGGCAGAATACTTCCGTGATGAGCAAGGACAAGACGTACTGTTCTTCATCGATAACATCTTCCGTTTCACACAAGCAGGTTCTGAGGTATCAGCCCTATTAGGACGTATGCCATCAGCGGTAGGTTACCAACCAACGCTTGCAACTGAAATGGGTCAATTACAAGAGCGTATTACATCTACAAATGTAGGTTCTGTAACGTCTATCCAAGCGATCTATGTACCAGCCGATGACTATACAGATCCAGCGCCGGCAACAACTTTCGCTCACTTAGATGCAACAACAAACTTAGAGCGTAAATTAACAGAAATGGGTATCTATCCTGCGGTAGATCCATTAGCGTCTACTTCACGTGCATTATCTCCAGAAATCGTTGGAGAAGAGCATTACGGTGTTGCACGTCAAGTACAGCAAACATTACAACGTTACAAAGAACTTCAAGATATTATCGCGATCCTAGGTATGGATGAGCTTTCTGATGAAGATAAGCTTGTTGTACAACGTGCTCGTCGTATTCAGTTCTTCTTATCTCAAAACTTCCACGTAGCGGAGCAGTTCACAGGTCAAAAAGGTTCTTATGTACCTGTAAAAGAAACGATCCGTGGATTCAAAGATATTTTATCTGGTAAGTATGACCATCTTCCAGAAGATGCGTTCCGCTTAGTAGGTCGAATTGAAGAAGTAATTGAAAATGCGAAGAACATGGGAGTAGAAGTTTAA
- a CDS encoding F0F1 ATP synthase subunit delta: MSNQVVAKRYALALFELAKEQNKIDAIEAELLVVKEVMENNPKFLEVLTHPKLSPAQKKVLVGDAFSTLLPEVQNTLFLLLERNRITITVEMVQHYVELANESRNMAEATAYSVKPLTDDEKAALSSTFSKKVGKQSLRITNVIDPSLLGGVKIRIGNRIYDGSLNGKLERIQRELVFNKA, from the coding sequence ATGAGTAATCAAGTAGTTGCAAAACGCTACGCATTAGCCCTTTTTGAATTGGCTAAAGAACAGAATAAAATTGATGCAATTGAAGCAGAGCTTTTAGTTGTAAAAGAAGTAATGGAGAATAATCCTAAGTTTTTAGAGGTATTAACACATCCAAAGCTTTCACCAGCACAAAAAAAAGTGTTGGTAGGGGATGCATTCTCAACGCTACTTCCAGAAGTTCAAAACACATTATTCTTATTGCTTGAACGAAATCGTATTACGATTACGGTTGAAATGGTTCAGCACTATGTTGAACTGGCGAACGAATCACGTAATATGGCAGAAGCAACTGCTTATTCTGTTAAGCCATTAACAGATGATGAAAAAGCAGCGCTATCTAGCACATTTTCGAAAAAAGTTGGCAAACAATCTTTACGAATTACAAACGTTATTGATCCAAGCTTGCTTGGTGGCGTAAAAATTCGCATTGGTAACCGAATTTATGACGGTAGCTTGAATGGCAAATTAGAGCGCATTCAACGTGAACTAGTTTTTAATAAAGCATAG
- a CDS encoding ATP synthase subunit I has protein sequence MITVQQLVTRQKKYMFYLLALFVLGWGFTSYQREFLGLILGTIVSFFSLRLVAFKIDKLLDRVIEGEKVKARPKVVSTYTRLALFGLLILLAIRYENMMEVWSLAVGLLTGYFVMIIDYVYIQYISNREER, from the coding sequence ATGATTACTGTCCAACAACTAGTTACGCGTCAGAAAAAGTATATGTTCTACTTACTTGCGCTGTTTGTGCTAGGGTGGGGGTTTACTTCTTATCAAAGAGAATTCCTCGGATTAATTCTAGGAACAATTGTGAGTTTTTTCAGCTTACGACTAGTAGCCTTTAAGATTGATAAGCTATTGGATCGGGTGATAGAGGGCGAGAAGGTAAAAGCGAGACCGAAAGTAGTGAGTACTTATACTCGACTGGCATTATTTGGACTGTTGATTTTATTAGCGATTCGATATGAAAATATGATGGAAGTTTGGAGCCTAGCTGTGGGATTATTGACAGGTTATTTTGTCATGATCATAGATTATGTCTACATTCAGTATATTTCTAACAGGGAAGAGAGGTGA
- the atpA gene encoding F0F1 ATP synthase subunit alpha has translation MSNIKAEEISALIKKQIENYQSEIKVSDVGTVIQVGDGIARVHGLDNVMAGELVEFSNGVMGMAQNLESNNVGIVILGPYRDIREGDEVRRTGRIMEVPVGEELIGRVVNPLGQPVDGLGPIATTKTRPIESPAPGVMDRKSVHEPLQTGIKAIDALVPIGRGQRELIIGDRQTGKTSVAIDSILNQKDQDMVCIYVAIGQKESTVRNAVETLRKHGALDYTIVVTASASQPAPMLFLAPYAGVTMGEEFMYNGKHVLVVYDDLSKQAAAYRELSLLLRRPPGREAYPGDVFYLHSRLLERAAKLSDAKGAGSLTALPFVETQAGDISAYIPTNVISITDGQIFLQSDLFFSGVRPAINAGLSVSRVGGSAQIKAMKSVAGTLRLDLASFRELEAFAQFGSDLDKATQAKLNRGARTVEVLKQDLNKPLKVEKQVAILFALTRGHLDSIPVQDITRFEDEFLTWMDQNAKELLDTIRTTGKLPEESALSQAIEEFKKTFIVSE, from the coding sequence ATGAGCAACATCAAAGCTGAAGAAATTAGCGCACTGATAAAAAAGCAAATTGAAAATTATCAGTCTGAAATTAAAGTAAGTGATGTCGGTACTGTAATCCAAGTTGGTGATGGTATCGCACGTGTACACGGCCTTGACAACGTTATGGCTGGTGAGCTTGTCGAATTTTCAAACGGTGTAATGGGTATGGCACAAAACCTAGAGTCAAATAACGTAGGTATCGTTATTTTAGGGCCTTACCGCGATATCCGTGAAGGAGACGAAGTTCGACGCACAGGACGTATCATGGAAGTACCAGTAGGGGAGGAGCTAATCGGTCGTGTTGTTAACCCATTAGGTCAACCAGTTGATGGACTAGGTCCAATCGCAACGACAAAAACTCGTCCAATTGAAAGTCCAGCACCAGGTGTAATGGACCGTAAATCTGTACACGAGCCTCTACAAACAGGTATCAAAGCGATCGATGCACTTGTACCAATCGGTCGTGGACAACGTGAATTAATCATCGGAGACCGTCAAACAGGTAAAACATCTGTAGCGATTGACTCCATTCTAAACCAAAAAGACCAAGACATGGTGTGTATCTATGTTGCGATCGGTCAAAAAGAATCTACTGTACGTAATGCGGTAGAAACGTTGCGTAAGCACGGAGCTCTTGATTACACAATTGTTGTAACAGCTTCTGCTTCTCAACCAGCTCCAATGTTATTCTTAGCACCATATGCTGGGGTAACAATGGGTGAAGAATTCATGTACAACGGTAAACACGTATTAGTCGTATATGATGATTTATCAAAACAAGCAGCTGCATATCGTGAGCTGTCTCTATTACTACGTCGTCCTCCAGGTCGTGAAGCATATCCAGGGGATGTATTCTACCTACACTCTCGTTTATTAGAGCGTGCAGCGAAATTATCTGATGCGAAAGGCGCAGGTTCATTAACAGCATTACCTTTCGTTGAAACGCAAGCAGGCGATATCTCTGCTTACATTCCAACAAACGTAATTTCCATCACTGATGGACAAATCTTCTTACAATCAGACTTGTTCTTCTCTGGCGTACGCCCAGCGATCAATGCAGGTTTATCAGTATCACGTGTTGGAGGATCTGCACAAATTAAAGCGATGAAATCAGTAGCGGGTACGCTTCGTCTTGACTTAGCATCTTTCCGTGAACTTGAAGCATTCGCTCAATTCGGTTCAGACCTTGATAAAGCAACACAAGCAAAACTAAACCGTGGTGCTCGTACAGTAGAAGTACTAAAACAAGATCTAAATAAACCATTAAAAGTTGAAAAGCAAGTAGCTATTCTATTTGCTTTAACAAGAGGTCATTTAGACAGCATTCCTGTTCAAGATATTACTCGCTTTGAAGATGAATTCTTAACATGGATGGACCAAAATGCGAAGGAACTACTAGACACAATCAGAACGACTGGTAAGCTTCCTGAAGAATCAGCATTAAGCCAAGCAATCGAAGAATTTAAAAAGACATTTATCGTTTCTGAATAA
- a CDS encoding F0F1 ATP synthase subunit B gives MLILGQVEGIAWGNVAYQLVIFLILLLLLRKFAFGPLMGIMKKREEYISNEILSAEKSNAEAKKLAEEQRELLKQSRQEIQVMMDNARKSAEDKKEEIIIAARSEAERLKESAKLEIVQEKEQAMTALRQQVASLSVLIASKVIEKELSEQDQEKLIQDYIKEVGDAQ, from the coding sequence GTGTTGATACTAGGACAAGTCGAGGGAATTGCTTGGGGTAACGTTGCTTACCAGTTAGTTATTTTCCTAATCTTATTGCTTTTACTTCGCAAGTTCGCTTTTGGTCCTTTAATGGGGATCATGAAAAAGCGTGAAGAATACATTTCAAATGAAATCTTATCAGCTGAAAAAAGCAACGCAGAAGCAAAGAAGCTTGCTGAAGAGCAACGTGAACTATTAAAACAGTCTCGTCAAGAGATTCAAGTTATGATGGACAACGCACGTAAATCTGCTGAAGATAAAAAAGAAGAAATTATTATTGCTGCACGTTCTGAAGCTGAGAGATTAAAAGAGTCTGCTAAGCTTGAGATTGTACAAGAGAAAGAGCAAGCAATGACGGCATTACGCCAGCAAGTAGCTTCATTATCTGTTCTTATTGCGTCTAAAGTAATCGAAAAAGAACTTTCTGAGCAAGATCAAGAAAAGTTAATTCAGGATTACATTAAAGAAGTAGGCGATGCACAATGA
- a CDS encoding TIGR01440 family protein has product MTTLQENLQNELQTILNDFQSQASLQTNDLFVIGCSTSEVIGQRIGTSGTFEVATSIYNALQQFKEETGIRLAFQCCEHLNRALVVEREVALRKNLEVVHAIPAHQAGGAMATYAYKQFSDPVLVEHITADAGIDIGDTFIGMHIKHVAVPVRCSVKSLGSAHVTLAKSRQKLIGGARAVYE; this is encoded by the coding sequence ATGACTACGTTGCAGGAGAACCTTCAAAACGAACTGCAGACTATTTTAAATGATTTTCAATCACAGGCATCATTGCAAACAAATGATCTTTTCGTTATTGGTTGCAGTACGAGTGAAGTAATTGGCCAACGAATTGGAACATCGGGAACTTTTGAAGTTGCTACATCCATCTACAATGCTCTTCAACAATTTAAAGAAGAAACAGGAATACGGCTTGCTTTTCAATGCTGTGAGCATCTAAATCGTGCTTTAGTCGTAGAGAGAGAGGTAGCACTTCGAAAAAACTTGGAAGTGGTTCATGCTATTCCAGCACATCAGGCTGGTGGAGCCATGGCAACTTACGCATATAAGCAGTTCAGCGATCCGGTTTTAGTCGAGCATATAACGGCGGACGCGGGAATTGATATAGGTGACACATTTATTGGTATGCACATTAAGCATGTAGCCGTTCCTGTACGTTGCTCTGTCAAAAGCTTAGGAAGTGCCCATGTAACGTTAGCGAAGTCGAGACAAAAGTTAATCGGTGGTGCACGCGCAGTTTATGAATAA